A stretch of DNA from Acipenser ruthenus chromosome 21, fAciRut3.2 maternal haplotype, whole genome shotgun sequence:
GAATAATGTACCGTTTAATCCTACCAGACTTCAACTTGTTCTACGCTATATTTACACAAAATGCACACACATTGTTTGTTTTAGTTAACAGATCCAAAAAGCCAAACATATTTGTTTATTGGTAATTCATAAGGTATggtttaaacaaaccaaaacaacatTACCATAATCAAACTGTGGCAAATAAGAGCAAACGCAACATTTGCACCTACAGCTCTTAAAAAACGATGATCTGCATTTGTAATTAACATCTGCTCACAATCTTTAAAGTGACAGTCAGACCGCTTCCATATACCCTCAGAATATGTTACTTCACTGCTGCACAAGGGTTAATATGTGGATATACATTTCTGCTTTGATTTACAAAAAGGTGCAATCTTAATAAAGCCTCTACTTGCATGACtaaatttgaaatgaaaaaatatcACTACCAAGATATATGAGACTACTGCCATCTGGTGAACAGGAGAGAGAACAGCAACTGTTTTGCAGAACAGAAATTATACTGTATTAATATTTTCCTGTGCAAAGCTTTCTCTGACCTGTATCAGGCAGCTGCTGCACAGTCTATGGACCATAATCTCACAAATTTGGCATCTTTAGCTCAcctcctagtctctaagtcgccttggataaaagacaccccaaaaatattttaaatagcatTCCTTAATAATAGAaaagcaacaataataataaaaccatacACAATTTCAGTTTTTGAAATGGGATGTCCCAGCTTAACTGTTAACCCTTTAAATAACATAACTGGATAAATaaaggaatacagtaattacaactTCCAATAACCTTGCACCTTCAAGTGCCTCTAGAAATGAATTAAATAGACTTAGAGCAGCCAAGGGTGGgatcaattcatttttaaaatcaattcccaattcccatTCCTATGAAAGAACTggatttatattttagagacatcgTTGCTGTGATTGTTCAGCTGATTTCGTTCGATCAATGACGTGTTGGAATTTATTATAGGGTGATGAGAATTCAAATTGATttgaaaagggaattggaattgaaaaacagctattgaccccaaccctgatgaCAGCTGATAGATATGATGTGAATACTGCAGCTTTAAGGAGAGCCACAATCTGCTGATTCAGGGGGTCAAAAGACAAATGCACGTTTCCTTTTAACAACAGTGTAAATTCATATAATGTTACAATGTCTTTTAGGAGCAGAAGGAAGTGTAAAGATCGTCCACATTACTAGattccagaagaaaaaaaaacaacaagtcaCTAATGTCAAAACCAGACCTTCAATTGTACTTACTTAAAATGACATTAGGCAAAGATACGACACCAGACACATGTAAGATTATAATTTAAACTGGAAACCGCAGCGTCACATGTCTACAATGTCTGATGTACTAGAAACTCATTAACCTATGTAGTCTGTTATGTAGCAGTATTAACTTAATGACAACATTGGCTCGTCTCTGTAAATAATGGAAGGCCTAGTACTGAATTTGTATCTACCAATAATAACTTATATTAATATCTGTCTTACTCAGTTACTGACTTCCTAATGACAGATGGTTAATACAGGACCAGACAGAACGGCCTACCACTATGCAGCAAGAACATCGCCATTTCAGACTTTAAATAAAACACCGTCCTCTCTGAAGAGACACATTGCTAAGAACCGCAGCGTGCTGGCTAATGAATATAACGACCAGAAGCGCAAGATAATACGATTCAGGACCAAACGGCTCCATTCATTTCCATCATAGAACTTAGgtggaaaaaaaatatgaaaaagtatGTCATACCTTTGAAATTGTTGTACCTATCCCTTAAATACAACCATTACATTATACACTACTAACCGAAAAcgtcaacatttttaaatatttctaaatgttttgttttcttttttttttaaatacatataaatatactCAACACTAATATAAGCACACCTCACGCCTTGCTCAGGGTCCTGCCTTCTTAAACGGACACACACGTTTGGCATTGTTTTAGGTAGTCACAGGCTTGCCTGAGAGAAAATGGTTggccttttaattttttttagtgaTTTGGTAAACGCGTGATGTTAACATATGATTTAGGATAAATCTCTCATGACTACCTTTCAGCAGCttggtatttaaataaaattgtatgtttattttgtttttttgtgtagcCCCCTATGTTTTGATAGAAGGCCCCCTGTGgcttgtggatttttttttacttagtgtacagattgaaaataaatgtaaagtaTGAATGAATTGCAGAACCTGAATTATTATAAGACAAGAACAAGGAAACAATACTGCAGATAAGTACGTTATCACTCTAACGTTTTGAAACTCGGAGATATTTCTGTAATTTTGTAGGTTGAAATGTGTACGCTGTTCAAAATTAACGTGACTGAAAAAAGTTGTCAAAAGTTTTTTTCTATGGCAGTACTGCCTTTACTAGATACTTTGCTGATAACATCAGTTAAGaacagttttatttagttttaaattacaatattcacttaaaatgtattttgtggttCTCTGTTAGTGCTATTATGATCAATGTAAGCGTCAGTAGTGTGGATAGTATTATTAATGTGAACTAAAATATACTTATACATATATACTATATAGCAGAAGTATGCGAGTATCCTTACGGCTAAGTACCATGAATTAGTGATGTCTGGTAGTCGATCATCGTccttaatttgtatttaaatagaaAAGCATTTTTGACAGATAAACTGGATTTCTGTGCTACAGACAGTGACATAAATTGTTCTTTAATAGCAAGAGAAGGCATCAGTATGATGAAATGGAAAAGGATAAGATGCCATATAACACAAATACAACACCTACTCCGCAAACACTTCCCTACACCACCATGTCAAAGACAGGTAAGCATTCATTGTGTTGATAGTCAGAAAATGTTAACATGTTCATaagcacttttttatttaaaagtctcTGCAGGCCCTTAGTAACCTTCATCACAGCAAATAAAATCCATATTGTATTGCAAAACGACTTAAATGGTCCATCATGTAATTGTTGAGAAGATGAAGTAAATACATCTAAACCTCAAAATCTAAAACCATCAATGTATTATCTGATCTGATTTCCTTTGTTTACTTTGAGGTCATTCTGCAGATCCATGGCACAGTACACCAAAACAAAAGGTATGAAACTGCATTTGTACATCATTTATCACTTCATTTTCATGTTAAACGTAATACCCACAGTCTTTATTAAAtccaaaaaaaatcaaatcaattaATTCCAACTGATTGTAGTAAATCGTTTTGCAACTTTATTTAATAGATGACCACACTTTAAGTAAGTACAGTACTGGGACCAGCTATTGAAACTACGGTTTCTCTGTTTTCAGCAGATTTACAAGTCCTCAGAAGGAAAGTCCTCTTCAGCCTCACAGTTAAACTTTGGAAACACAGCTATAACAAATACAGCTACTCCTTCTACTGCACATTCATGCCATACATCTACAGGGATTCATGCACCTGTCTCTGGTGGTAAACGTGTACAGGTAAGGGTAATGCAGACAGAAAGGTTTAGAtacatgtgtgtttgtttaaacaaagCCTTGCACTATGTAGAAAAAGGGTTGTGCACATTTAGTTGTGCTCACTTGTGAAGCTTTACCTACATTATTATGATTCAGCATTACAGTAAAAACTACTACAACATATACAAAGTCAGTTCAAGctgaattgtttaaataaaaagtcaAACCCTTAATATGGCAAAGTAGAAATTCTGTTTGtgaatattacaaaaaaacaactgctttGCAGACAAAGTGACTTGTTATATTAGCCTAAAGGTGGCAGTATACTTGttgtagtactgtacattattatctGTATTATTGTAATGGCAACACTGTGTACCTAAGGCagtggtctccaaccctggtcctggagagccccaatcctgcaggttttataggtgtctttacatcatcagtggctaaagatctggaacacatgttaatcttgattAATGAAGCCAATAATTGGTCaggttaagtaactgagaacgcGGTTGCAACGAAAACCAGCAGatcctgcagctctccaggactagggttggagacccctgacctAAGGGTACAATACCTAAACAAAGAGGTCTGTAGCAAACCTCATGATTTTATATGACagtctactatatatatatatatataaagttgcaGTTGTGTAGTAGACTGTCATAAAAATATGTGGAGGTCCAGTTTCATGGAATAAACATTCAAATATAATTTCAAGCAAGTATGTTTCACCTGATTTCTATTCTACCTCTTACCATACACTCATTAAACATTTGGGAAATACTTTAATTCATTTTGATACATTACTGTACTTTCATAATGCTTTAAAACTGGTCTTTACAGAAGCCTCTAACGGACATCGAGAGCATGACCATTCAGAAACAACGCAAGGAGCTGCAGCTGTTGATTGCGGAGCTGAAAGACAGAGATAAAGAGCTAAACAATATGGTGCTGGCTCACCAGAAACAGCTTGTAGCCTGGGAGGTGGATCGACAGAGAGTGCTCACCCTGGAGCAGAGGTGTGCTAGATTAGAGAGTAAGTGCACAGACACTGACCAGCTTGATCACACTGGCAACAACCGTCCTGGTAACCTGAGTTTTCAAAGGACTGACACTTGATTGGCTGGGCTGTGGAGGCTATACCTTAGGAACTGCTTGATGAGCATGAGCACGGGCATCTATTATGAAATGCTGTTCCCCATGATATGTATGATGGTGCTGTGTTTATACTTAAACTACCCCCTTCCATTGTAAGTTTTAATTTCAGTGTTGTCATGCATACCGCTTTGATTGTACCATAGTATCCATTATTGTTATGCAGTTATGAAAAATTAGACCAATACATACTAACTCTTATAGTAATCATGCTGGATAGAATGATATAGTGAtgcaataaaacatgttaatgatGTAATAGGTAAAAGTGTTcttcttcatctttttttttattgtaggcGAGCTCCATAACAGAAACGATATCATTCGGGCGCTGACAAAAAAGATCAAGATCTTGGAAGCTCAGCAGAAGGATCGTGAATCTGCTCTTACAAGCACCCAGGAACAACTTCAGGAGATCTTTCACAGGGAACTTGAGGCTTCAAGCCACTGCCAGGATCTAGTGGTACAGTGTCTTCATTATACATCATATCTCATACATCATACAAGAAGAATCCCAATGCCTCAACCCTTCTAAGAGGACCCAAGGCAAACTGACTCCTGCTTATCAACGCAGTTTTACATAGATCTAGAGACATACTCTTCCAGTTGTGACAAACGTTGCAAAAGAATAAGTTAGAAAATATTATTGTGAGGTATGGAGGCATCTGTCTGTCATAGTCCTCCCAGTGCATCTGGTATTACaagtgatgatttttttttttttttttttttgttgaacagGAAAAAAACCAAAGTCTCAATTCTTCTGTAGTAGAATTATCAAGCCACGTTGGACAGATGCAGGCCAGAGAGCAGGAACTCGCTGCCATGCTGAAGTTAAAGGTAATACAGGGCTACAGGTTTTCATAGTTCAGAAGAGTTAATTACAGGGGTGGGGTCAATTCATGTtttataaaatcaatccccaattCCAATTCTCATtccctttttaatcaattccaacacatcactgatcacaattgcaattagcagcgttctattaaaatgagcttctcacagtggcaacaaatcacTTGAATTGAAGTCAATGTTAGTCAATTAatttggcttcaaatgaaagcacttgatcaattatgtttaaaatatcaattccaatccCTTCGAAGGAAGgtactgattttaaaaaggagatTGGAGATTACAGCATCGGGGATTAATTTGATCAATCTGTACCCCGGCAGGATCAGCAGCagctggatttatttttttaactttacaggGAAATCCACCAGGATTGCTTTAACCATTTATATTTTGGGGGTAATCCAGGGGTAACCACGGGTAGGTAGCTGATGCTAGCCAGGGTGATTCTCCAGTGCTGTGAACTGCTGTGGCAGTTCCAGGCTGGGTTATATTTGAATCAAATCAGCCTCTTAGGGTGTTGCATCTGAAAAGTTATTGGGATTTACTTCTTCAGGAAAGTCTTTATTTTGATGTTGCTTGTAAAATTGACTGAAAtaattgtccatttttttttataaactaaaaAAAGCTTAGCATTTATTGTTACAGAAGCTAAGCTTAAATGGCATCTATCatgaattatttttgtatttaatatacagtataaagtcAGTCAGTATAAAGCCTGCAAGTATGTGTACAGCAGGTTAGTGCAGTAATTGATAGCTGAACGGTACCTGTAAAGCTGTAAACAAGGTTGTAAAACAAGGCTGTGTAAGGGATAactttaataaaatgtatgcGCTTGTCAAAGATTAATAGCACAGGAAACACAGTATATGACACAGAAGTTTAAGCCATTTAATAGAGTATCTTGAAACTCGGTTAAAGAAAGAGGCCGTGGatataaattaaattaagaaATTGAAGGTTCGATATCAGATGTCCTGTTTATTGTTAGGACAAAGACATGATGGAAGCCACTGACCACATCATAGACCTCACGACCCGGTTCAAAAAACTGGAAACCGCCCAGAGAGATGGCGAGCTGAGGGAGGTCAAAGCTAAAAAAGAGACTCAGGAAATCAAGCAGCGGCTGAGGGAAGTAAAGCATGAAATGGGGAAGCTCAAAGGTAATAAAATATTGATTGCACGGTCAAGAGAAATTCTCGCTTTGGGCTTGGAGGCAGCATCGATTGTTTTGCTGCTTACATTACATTCTGCCCTTAGCCAGAACAGACACATTTAGAAGATATTGATCGATATAATACCACTTGCCATCTGTCAGCACACCGCCAAGGGTATAGCATTGCATATGTGCCACGCTTAAAGGATTGCTTCATAACTGAGAGGCAGCGAGCTTCATTTTTATGTATGTGGTTCTGTAATGCAAGGAAAAATCTGGTGGTTTCATAACCTGTCCAATGTTTATCCTTTTTCAGGGAATTAAATTAATTCTAGATGTTATGTAGAAGAAAAACAGTAGCCATAtattttaagcaaaaaaaaaattaactaaaaacaaggtaacaattattttttcctGATTGTAGCTCGGTAACAATGTACTTGTCCTGCATGTTGAATTGGTAGAGAACTAAACATGCTTAAATTGGCATAATCAGCTAAGTTTGAAGTTTTACACACGACAAGATGTTATTCTTTAACAAAATAAGACaattatagaaataaatgaagTCTATAGCTTTTGTTATGTatatctattatttattattattattgttctagaTGATTTACGTGAAAAGACTGGAGAAAACAACAGTCAAAGGGAAGATCTTATCCGTCTGAAACAAGAAAATCAGCACCTACATAACGAGCTTGCTTTGGCAGGTAAGGGATGCTAAAAATGGGACAGGAAAACATCAGCATACCCATCGTCATGtaatgtgtgggtgtgtctcTTGTGTTGTCAACAGCCGCCTCCCTGTAAGGAATGTAAAGCAACCTGTTTAGCACGTGTGATGATCAGGTGTTTAACCTTGTCCACACCCGCTAGTTTCTAAATGATTTTCCAACCAAATCCAGGTCAGACTGCATTCCTGAAATGCAAATTAAGGACCTTAGcttgtgtatttaaagtgtgttcATTCATGTTTTGTAATAATGGGCCTACACCGTGGACAAAAGCACActgttttttttgctattttcctACCAGCTGTAACTCTTTTTGTCTCACAAGTTCACGTCTCTAAATTGTTTGAATAGTGGGGTGTTTATTTTGAGGATGAGGATATATTATCTGTGATGTATATTTATTAGATACGAGCACACCTGCTTTTTAGTATTGAATTGTTGCAAACGATACAGCTAGTAACTAGAAACCCTTGGCCACCTTATTGAACCTGTGCTTACAGTGGTATCCTCCTGGACGGCAACTTACCCTTTCATCTCCTGTgttcactatttattttgtttgactaCAAACATGTCCTCTTGTATACATTATGTGGGGTTAATCAAacaaactggattttttttttaaattcaggcgaaagagagaggagaaaagatgAACTACTGGAGCTGGCCAAATCTAAAAAAGAACGAACAGAGACCGAGTTATACTGCCTCCGTCAGGTAttcattcactgttttcaatcACTCCGATTGCTCAgtgagcattttttttatttccttggaAAAATACAGGTTGACAAACTAGTGCAGCTTCCGCATTGTGAGGTCTGGCTGCGAGCCAGAAAGAAGGTTGTTTTGAATTGGATCCCAGAATCAACACAGTTGAAATATCCTTTGGACATACCTAAACAACGcccacatttttctttatttgttttctctTGTTTGGAACTTGCTAGCTTTGCCTTTTGAATTCCTTTCAGAAAGACAGTGGGGGATGTAATCTTCAGTCGTGCAAATTCCATTGTAGTTGATCTCTTACataatttgtgttattgtttttgccACTAAAGTTTAAACCTGTGTTACTGTTCCCCTGTTCTTAGAGTCTGTAAATTCTAGAACCCCAAACATGTTCCGTTTTTTTGAGGAACCTACCCTTAGCAGTGTGCAATGGGGGCATTATATCAGCTCATTCCACTGCGATCAATCGTTCACAAGTAACAGTTTTGATCAGAACAATTACGATGCTGCAGAACTGGAAATTCCTTTTTTAGTAAGATTGCGAGTTGATTACAGAggatataaattatataaaactaGTAAAATGAATCTCTGCATTAAACAGGTTTGTGAAAACCAGCAGAATGACCTGCAGCTACTTCATCTGAACCTGGAGAGCTCACAGGAGAGACtgcaggagcaggaggagagaatCCACAGCTCCGGGTAAACTGCATGTTGCTTCAAAAATACAGGAGTAGTGCAAAGAGAAGACAACGATTTGATACAGAGCCTTCAACAGGCAGCATTCATTACGTTTTCTT
This window harbors:
- the LOC117427833 gene encoding coiled-coil domain-containing protein 62-like isoform X2, producing MLFSKRRHQYDEMEKDKMPYNTNTTPTPQTLPYTTMSKTGHSADPWHSTPKQKIYKSSEGKSSSASQLNFGNTAITNTATPSTAHSCHTSTGIHAPVSGGKRVQKPLTDIESMTIQKQRKELQLLIAELKDRDKELNNMVLAHQKQLVAWEVDRQRVLTLEQRCARLESELHNRNDIIRALTKKIKILEAQQKDRESALTSTQEQLQEIFHRELEASSHCQDLVEKNQSLNSSVVELSSHVGQMQAREQELAAMLKLKDKDMMEATDHIIDLTTRFKKLETAQRDGELREVKAKKETQEIKQRLREVKHEMGKLKDDLREKTGENNSQREDLIRLKQENQHLHNELALAGERERRKDELLELAKSKKERTETELYCLRQVCENQQNDLQLLHLNLESSQERLQEQEERIHSSGEGRLDFSSLGLDSPMVSAFPSPVRRGQGQRGSSVIGNDCLRSEDPPVTVTANGERRLKSAVDNEEPCSPTSRLQRLLTESKQMVANLERATLQPVSTAPSHNSSESSRDSDSRARSSASDSLLNLET
- the LOC117427833 gene encoding coiled-coil domain-containing protein 62-like isoform X10, whose protein sequence is MSGWKSNTQVGPACCSDPWHSTPKQKIYKSSEGKSSSASQLNFGNTAITNTATPSTAHSCHTSTGIHAPVSGGKRVQKPLTDIESMTIQKQRKELQLLIAELKDRDKELNNMVLAHQKQLVAWEVDRQRVLTLEQRCARLESELHNRNDIIRALTKKIKILEAQQKDRESALTSTQEQLQEIFHRELEASSHCQDLVEKNQSLNSSVVELSSHVGQMQAREQELAAMLKLKDKDMMEATDHIIDLTTRFKKLETAQRDGELREVKAKKETQEIKQRLREVKHEMGKLKDDLREKTGENNSQREDLIRLKQENQHLHNELALAGERERRKDELLELAKSKKERTETELYCLRQVCENQQNDLQLLHLNLESSQERLQEQEERIHSSGEGRLDFSSLGLDSPMVSAFPSPVRRGQGQRGSSVIGNDCLRSEDPPVTVTANGERRLKSAVDNEEPCSPTSRLQRLLTESKQMVANLERATLQPVSTAPSHNSSESSRDSDSRARSSASDSLLNLET
- the LOC117427833 gene encoding coiled-coil domain-containing protein 62-like isoform X3; the encoded protein is MLFSKRRHQYDEMEKDKMPYNTNTTPTPQTLPYTTMSKTDPWHSTPKQKQIYKSSEGKSSSASQLNFGNTAITNTATPSTAHSCHTSTGIHAPVSGGKRVQKPLTDIESMTIQKQRKELQLLIAELKDRDKELNNMVLAHQKQLVAWEVDRQRVLTLEQRCARLESELHNRNDIIRALTKKIKILEAQQKDRESALTSTQEQLQEIFHRELEASSHCQDLVEKNQSLNSSVVELSSHVGQMQAREQELAAMLKLKDKDMMEATDHIIDLTTRFKKLETAQRDGELREVKAKKETQEIKQRLREVKHEMGKLKDDLREKTGENNSQREDLIRLKQENQHLHNELALAGERERRKDELLELAKSKKERTETELYCLRQVCENQQNDLQLLHLNLESSQERLQEQEERIHSSGEGRLDFSSLGLDSPMVSAFPSPVRRGQGQRGSSVIGNDCLRSEDPPVTVTANGERRLKSAVDNEEPCSPTSRLQRLLTESKQMVANLERATLQPVSTAPSHNSSESSRDSDSRARSSASDSLLNLET
- the LOC117427833 gene encoding coiled-coil domain-containing protein 62-like isoform X9, whose amino-acid sequence is MSGWKSNTQVGPACCSDPWHSTPKQKQIYKSSEGKSSSASQLNFGNTAITNTATPSTAHSCHTSTGIHAPVSGGKRVQKPLTDIESMTIQKQRKELQLLIAELKDRDKELNNMVLAHQKQLVAWEVDRQRVLTLEQRCARLESELHNRNDIIRALTKKIKILEAQQKDRESALTSTQEQLQEIFHRELEASSHCQDLVEKNQSLNSSVVELSSHVGQMQAREQELAAMLKLKDKDMMEATDHIIDLTTRFKKLETAQRDGELREVKAKKETQEIKQRLREVKHEMGKLKDDLREKTGENNSQREDLIRLKQENQHLHNELALAGERERRKDELLELAKSKKERTETELYCLRQVCENQQNDLQLLHLNLESSQERLQEQEERIHSSGEGRLDFSSLGLDSPMVSAFPSPVRRGQGQRGSSVIGNDCLRSEDPPVTVTANGERRLKSAVDNEEPCSPTSRLQRLLTESKQMVANLERATLQPVSTAPSHNSSESSRDSDSRARSSASDSLLNLET
- the LOC117427833 gene encoding coiled-coil domain-containing protein 62-like isoform X1, with translation MLFSKRRHQYDEMEKDKMPYNTNTTPTPQTLPYTTMSKTGHSADPWHSTPKQKQIYKSSEGKSSSASQLNFGNTAITNTATPSTAHSCHTSTGIHAPVSGGKRVQKPLTDIESMTIQKQRKELQLLIAELKDRDKELNNMVLAHQKQLVAWEVDRQRVLTLEQRCARLESELHNRNDIIRALTKKIKILEAQQKDRESALTSTQEQLQEIFHRELEASSHCQDLVEKNQSLNSSVVELSSHVGQMQAREQELAAMLKLKDKDMMEATDHIIDLTTRFKKLETAQRDGELREVKAKKETQEIKQRLREVKHEMGKLKDDLREKTGENNSQREDLIRLKQENQHLHNELALAGERERRKDELLELAKSKKERTETELYCLRQVCENQQNDLQLLHLNLESSQERLQEQEERIHSSGEGRLDFSSLGLDSPMVSAFPSPVRRGQGQRGSSVIGNDCLRSEDPPVTVTANGERRLKSAVDNEEPCSPTSRLQRLLTESKQMVANLERATLQPVSTAPSHNSSESSRDSDSRARSSASDSLLNLET
- the LOC117427833 gene encoding coiled-coil domain-containing protein 62-like isoform X5, translating into MEKDKMPYNTNTTPTPQTLPYTTMSKTGHSADPWHSTPKQKQIYKSSEGKSSSASQLNFGNTAITNTATPSTAHSCHTSTGIHAPVSGGKRVQKPLTDIESMTIQKQRKELQLLIAELKDRDKELNNMVLAHQKQLVAWEVDRQRVLTLEQRCARLESELHNRNDIIRALTKKIKILEAQQKDRESALTSTQEQLQEIFHRELEASSHCQDLVEKNQSLNSSVVELSSHVGQMQAREQELAAMLKLKDKDMMEATDHIIDLTTRFKKLETAQRDGELREVKAKKETQEIKQRLREVKHEMGKLKDDLREKTGENNSQREDLIRLKQENQHLHNELALAGERERRKDELLELAKSKKERTETELYCLRQVCENQQNDLQLLHLNLESSQERLQEQEERIHSSGEGRLDFSSLGLDSPMVSAFPSPVRRGQGQRGSSVIGNDCLRSEDPPVTVTANGERRLKSAVDNEEPCSPTSRLQRLLTESKQMVANLERATLQPVSTAPSHNSSESSRDSDSRARSSASDSLLNLET
- the LOC117427833 gene encoding coiled-coil domain-containing protein 62-like isoform X6; the encoded protein is MEKDKMPYNTNTTPTPQTLPYTTMSKTDPWHSTPKQKQIYKSSEGKSSSASQLNFGNTAITNTATPSTAHSCHTSTGIHAPVSGGKRVQKPLTDIESMTIQKQRKELQLLIAELKDRDKELNNMVLAHQKQLVAWEVDRQRVLTLEQRCARLESELHNRNDIIRALTKKIKILEAQQKDRESALTSTQEQLQEIFHRELEASSHCQDLVEKNQSLNSSVVELSSHVGQMQAREQELAAMLKLKDKDMMEATDHIIDLTTRFKKLETAQRDGELREVKAKKETQEIKQRLREVKHEMGKLKDDLREKTGENNSQREDLIRLKQENQHLHNELALAGERERRKDELLELAKSKKERTETELYCLRQVCENQQNDLQLLHLNLESSQERLQEQEERIHSSGEGRLDFSSLGLDSPMVSAFPSPVRRGQGQRGSSVIGNDCLRSEDPPVTVTANGERRLKSAVDNEEPCSPTSRLQRLLTESKQMVANLERATLQPVSTAPSHNSSESSRDSDSRARSSASDSLLNLET
- the LOC117427833 gene encoding coiled-coil domain-containing protein 62-like isoform X4 — translated: MLFSKRRHQYDEMEKDKMPYNTNTTPTPQTLPYTTMSKTDPWHSTPKQKIYKSSEGKSSSASQLNFGNTAITNTATPSTAHSCHTSTGIHAPVSGGKRVQKPLTDIESMTIQKQRKELQLLIAELKDRDKELNNMVLAHQKQLVAWEVDRQRVLTLEQRCARLESELHNRNDIIRALTKKIKILEAQQKDRESALTSTQEQLQEIFHRELEASSHCQDLVEKNQSLNSSVVELSSHVGQMQAREQELAAMLKLKDKDMMEATDHIIDLTTRFKKLETAQRDGELREVKAKKETQEIKQRLREVKHEMGKLKDDLREKTGENNSQREDLIRLKQENQHLHNELALAGERERRKDELLELAKSKKERTETELYCLRQVCENQQNDLQLLHLNLESSQERLQEQEERIHSSGEGRLDFSSLGLDSPMVSAFPSPVRRGQGQRGSSVIGNDCLRSEDPPVTVTANGERRLKSAVDNEEPCSPTSRLQRLLTESKQMVANLERATLQPVSTAPSHNSSESSRDSDSRARSSASDSLLNLET
- the LOC117427833 gene encoding coiled-coil domain-containing protein 62-like isoform X8, whose product is MSGWKSNTQVGPACCSGHSADPWHSTPKQKIYKSSEGKSSSASQLNFGNTAITNTATPSTAHSCHTSTGIHAPVSGGKRVQKPLTDIESMTIQKQRKELQLLIAELKDRDKELNNMVLAHQKQLVAWEVDRQRVLTLEQRCARLESELHNRNDIIRALTKKIKILEAQQKDRESALTSTQEQLQEIFHRELEASSHCQDLVEKNQSLNSSVVELSSHVGQMQAREQELAAMLKLKDKDMMEATDHIIDLTTRFKKLETAQRDGELREVKAKKETQEIKQRLREVKHEMGKLKDDLREKTGENNSQREDLIRLKQENQHLHNELALAGERERRKDELLELAKSKKERTETELYCLRQVCENQQNDLQLLHLNLESSQERLQEQEERIHSSGEGRLDFSSLGLDSPMVSAFPSPVRRGQGQRGSSVIGNDCLRSEDPPVTVTANGERRLKSAVDNEEPCSPTSRLQRLLTESKQMVANLERATLQPVSTAPSHNSSESSRDSDSRARSSASDSLLNLET
- the LOC117427833 gene encoding coiled-coil domain-containing protein 62-like isoform X7; translated protein: MSGWKSNTQVGPACCSGHSADPWHSTPKQKQIYKSSEGKSSSASQLNFGNTAITNTATPSTAHSCHTSTGIHAPVSGGKRVQKPLTDIESMTIQKQRKELQLLIAELKDRDKELNNMVLAHQKQLVAWEVDRQRVLTLEQRCARLESELHNRNDIIRALTKKIKILEAQQKDRESALTSTQEQLQEIFHRELEASSHCQDLVEKNQSLNSSVVELSSHVGQMQAREQELAAMLKLKDKDMMEATDHIIDLTTRFKKLETAQRDGELREVKAKKETQEIKQRLREVKHEMGKLKDDLREKTGENNSQREDLIRLKQENQHLHNELALAGERERRKDELLELAKSKKERTETELYCLRQVCENQQNDLQLLHLNLESSQERLQEQEERIHSSGEGRLDFSSLGLDSPMVSAFPSPVRRGQGQRGSSVIGNDCLRSEDPPVTVTANGERRLKSAVDNEEPCSPTSRLQRLLTESKQMVANLERATLQPVSTAPSHNSSESSRDSDSRARSSASDSLLNLET